Proteins co-encoded in one Acidobacteriota bacterium genomic window:
- a CDS encoding aspartate ammonia-lyase gives MTHREEHDSLGARQVPAGAYYGVQTLRAVENFPITGVAIGRFPLLIRALGAIKKAAAQANMDLKILPPDLGAAIVQAADEVMDGRYNADFVVDVIQGGAGTSTNMNANEVIANRALELLGRPRGDYAACHPNNHVNLSQSTNDVYPTALKLAAIWKIRRLLDAMGQLQDAFALKGEEFKDVLKLGRTQLQDAVPMTLGQEFAAVAITIGEDMERLREAARLIHEMNMGATAIGTGVNTVPGYTDRVRARLIEITGLSLITAPNLIEATSDAGAYVQLSGVLKRIAVKLSKVCNDLRLLSSGPRGGIGEILLPAMQPGSTIMPGKVNPVIPEVVNQVCFEVIGLDVAISMAAQGGQLELNAFEPLIGFNIFLSMDMLERAATVLRERCVTGIRADRERCRELLERSTGIVTALVPVIGYEAAARLAHESLDTGRPVRELALAQGLLDEAALNELLNPALMTHPRAIPGR, from the coding sequence ATGACTCATCGCGAAGAGCACGACAGTCTGGGCGCCCGGCAGGTTCCCGCCGGAGCCTATTACGGCGTGCAGACCCTGCGCGCCGTCGAGAACTTCCCCATCACCGGCGTGGCCATCGGCCGGTTCCCCCTGCTCATCCGCGCCCTGGGCGCCATCAAGAAGGCGGCGGCCCAGGCAAACATGGACCTGAAGATCCTGCCGCCGGACCTCGGCGCGGCCATCGTCCAGGCCGCCGACGAGGTGATGGACGGCCGGTACAACGCCGATTTCGTCGTCGACGTCATCCAGGGCGGCGCCGGCACGTCTACGAACATGAACGCCAACGAGGTGATCGCCAACCGGGCGCTGGAGCTGCTGGGCCGGCCGCGGGGCGACTACGCCGCCTGCCACCCCAACAACCACGTGAACCTGTCGCAGTCCACGAACGACGTCTACCCCACCGCGCTCAAGCTCGCGGCGATCTGGAAGATCCGCCGCCTGCTCGACGCCATGGGCCAGCTGCAGGATGCCTTCGCCCTCAAGGGGGAGGAGTTCAAGGATGTGCTCAAGCTGGGACGGACCCAGCTCCAGGACGCCGTACCCATGACCCTGGGCCAGGAGTTTGCCGCCGTAGCCATCACCATCGGCGAGGACATGGAGCGGCTGCGCGAGGCGGCGCGGCTCATTCACGAGATGAACATGGGCGCCACCGCCATCGGCACCGGCGTCAACACCGTGCCCGGCTACACCGACCGCGTCCGGGCCCGCCTCATCGAGATCACCGGTCTGTCGCTCATCACGGCGCCCAATCTGATTGAGGCGACATCCGACGCCGGCGCGTACGTGCAGTTGTCCGGCGTGCTCAAGCGGATCGCCGTCAAGCTCTCCAAGGTCTGCAACGACCTGCGGCTGCTGTCATCGGGACCGCGCGGCGGCATTGGTGAAATCCTCCTGCCGGCCATGCAGCCCGGCTCCACGATCATGCCCGGCAAGGTCAACCCGGTCATCCCCGAGGTGGTGAACCAGGTCTGCTTCGAGGTGATCGGCCTGGATGTGGCCATCAGCATGGCGGCGCAGGGGGGACAGCTGGAGCTCAACGCCTTCGAGCCGCTCATCGGCTTCAATATTTTTCTGTCCATGGACATGCTGGAGCGGGCGGCCACGGTGCTGCGGGAGCGCTGCGTCACCGGGATCCGGGCCGACCGCGAGCGCTGCCGCGAGCTGCTGGAGCGCTCCACCGGCATCGTGACGGCGCTGGTGCCGGTCATCGGCTACGAGGCCGCCGCCCGGCTGGCCCACGAGTCGCTGGATACCGGCCGGCCGGTGCGGGAGCTGGCGCTGGCGCAGGGTCTCCTGGACGAGGCCGCGCTCAACGAGCTGCTGAATCCGGCGCTGATGACCCACCCGCGGGCCATCCCGGGGCGGTGA
- a CDS encoding methionine--tRNA ligase, with the protein MEPKHPIVVTSALPYANGPIHLGHLVEYIQTDIYVRALKLMGEDAIYCCADDTHGTPIEVNAARQGITPEALIARYYDEHRRDFADFEIRFDNFYTTNSPENKEFSDLIFSAARANGDIYTKDVELTYCDKCRRFLPDRYVKGRCPRCGAADQYGDNCERCNATYAPTDLADPFCVVCGTPPGRKTSGHYFFKLANYAERLRAWLTGNAKIQDEIRNYILTWIDEGLRDWDLSRDAPYFGFPILGETDKYYYVWLDAPIGYIASTRNYCTRTGRDWEAFWRRPEGRVRHIIGKDIIYFHFLFWPAMLMAAGFNLPESILVHGFLTVNGEKMSKSRGTFITAREYLDKLNPAYLRYYYAANL; encoded by the coding sequence ATGGAGCCGAAGCACCCGATCGTCGTCACCAGCGCCCTGCCGTACGCCAACGGGCCCATCCACCTGGGCCACCTGGTGGAGTACATCCAGACGGACATCTACGTCCGCGCCCTCAAGCTCATGGGCGAGGACGCCATCTACTGCTGCGCCGACGACACCCACGGCACGCCCATCGAGGTGAACGCGGCCCGTCAGGGCATCACCCCCGAGGCGCTCATCGCCCGGTACTACGACGAGCACCGCCGCGACTTCGCCGACTTCGAAATCCGCTTCGACAATTTCTACACGACCAACTCGCCCGAGAACAAGGAGTTCAGCGACCTCATCTTTTCCGCCGCCCGCGCCAACGGCGACATCTACACGAAGGACGTGGAGCTCACCTACTGCGACAAATGCCGCCGCTTCCTCCCCGACCGCTACGTCAAGGGCCGCTGCCCGCGCTGCGGCGCGGCGGACCAGTACGGCGACAACTGCGAGCGCTGCAACGCCACCTACGCCCCCACCGACCTGGCCGACCCGTTCTGCGTGGTGTGCGGCACGCCGCCGGGGCGGAAGACCTCCGGCCACTACTTCTTCAAGCTGGCCAACTACGCCGAGCGCCTGCGGGCGTGGCTGACGGGCAACGCCAAAATCCAGGACGAGATCCGCAACTACATCCTCACCTGGATCGACGAGGGGCTCCGCGACTGGGACCTCTCCCGCGACGCGCCCTACTTCGGCTTCCCCATCCTGGGCGAGACCGATAAGTACTACTACGTCTGGCTCGACGCCCCCATCGGCTACATCGCCTCCACCCGCAACTACTGCACCCGCACCGGGCGCGACTGGGAGGCGTTCTGGCGCCGGCCCGAAGGGCGCGTCCGCCACATCATCGGCAAGGACATCATCTATTTCCACTTCCTGTTCTGGCCGGCCATGCTCATGGCCGCCGGCTTCAACCTCCCCGAGAGCATCCTGGTGCACGGCTTCCTCACCGTCAACGGCGAGAAGATGAGCAAGAGCCGCGGCACCTTCATCACCGCCCGCGAGTACCTCGACAAGCTGAACCCGGCCTACCTGCGCTATTACTACGCGGCCAACCTGTAG
- a CDS encoding tetratricopeptide repeat protein, translating into MADKKYKRIIDGKFDGKTTFKEVAGMTDEEFHGLLQLGHLYYTQGRTESAQKVLEGLAVLDPDHKLVQSALGALYTRTGDNEAALRALNKAAKLNPNDITIYVNRGEVHFRLGKVKEAADDFKQALAMDPERKNPAANRARLILVGLAAVAQKLKDKK; encoded by the coding sequence ATGGCGGACAAGAAGTACAAACGGATCATCGACGGCAAATTCGACGGCAAGACGACGTTCAAGGAAGTGGCCGGGATGACCGACGAGGAGTTCCATGGGCTCCTGCAACTCGGTCACCTGTACTACACCCAGGGACGCACCGAGTCGGCCCAGAAGGTGCTGGAGGGGCTGGCGGTCCTCGATCCCGACCACAAGCTGGTCCAGTCGGCCCTCGGTGCCCTCTACACCCGGACCGGCGACAACGAGGCGGCGCTCCGGGCGCTGAACAAGGCCGCCAAGCTCAATCCCAACGACATCACCATCTACGTCAACCGCGGCGAAGTCCATTTCCGCCTGGGCAAGGTCAAGGAAGCCGCCGATGACTTCAAGCAGGCCCTGGCCATGGACCCGGAACGCAAGAACCCGGCCGCCAACCGCGCCCGCCTCATCCTGGTGGGCCTGGCCGCCGTCGCCCAGAAACTCAAAGACAAGAAGTGA
- a CDS encoding YcxB family protein has protein sequence MTQPVMRLRFYYRFEEFAEALRVLKRGLFLWMLISGGLTVVLTGAVAVWFIALAPRQLLGYALGVAGLLAGIVVLRLPSRLVARAWRANPQLADQRTVLLGDDGVTLRAAALEKTAGWADLRRIYETPDIYILCQSDDFLYILPRRAFGGEGREARFRELLAQRAPAAPVIVRRRWVARRT, from the coding sequence GTGACCCAGCCGGTGATGCGCTTGCGTTTTTATTATCGCTTCGAGGAATTCGCCGAGGCGCTGCGCGTGCTCAAGCGCGGCCTGTTCCTGTGGATGCTGATTTCCGGCGGGCTCACTGTCGTGCTGACCGGCGCGGTGGCCGTCTGGTTCATCGCGCTGGCGCCGCGTCAGTTGCTGGGTTACGCCCTGGGGGTGGCCGGACTGTTGGCGGGGATTGTGGTGCTGCGGCTGCCCAGCCGCCTCGTTGCCCGGGCCTGGCGGGCCAACCCGCAGTTGGCCGACCAGCGGACGGTGCTCCTGGGCGACGACGGCGTCACCCTGCGGGCGGCGGCGCTTGAGAAGACGGCCGGCTGGGCCGATCTGCGGCGCATCTACGAGACGCCCGACATTTACATCCTTTGCCAGAGCGACGATTTCCTCTATATCCTGCCGCGCCGCGCCTTCGGCGGCGAGGGGCGGGAGGCGCGCTTCCGCGAACTGCTGGCCCAGCGGGCGCCGGCGGCGCCCGTCATCGTCCGCCGACGCTGGGTAGCCCGGCGGACCTGA